From a single Aspergillus puulaauensis MK2 DNA, chromosome 2, nearly complete sequence genomic region:
- a CDS encoding fungal specific transcription factor domain-containing protein (COG:S;~EggNog:ENOG410PR9G;~InterPro:IPR007219;~PFAM:PF04082;~go_function: GO:0003677 - DNA binding [Evidence IEA];~go_function: GO:0008270 - zinc ion binding [Evidence IEA];~go_process: GO:0006351 - transcription, DNA-templated [Evidence IEA]) — protein MASSPSDHKLAPSDGASSGGSGLYVFDSRNRVTKPRGRPDELHELRNRVQMLEQALARGGSMQPPEVPGYDCLPEFPIRTVTDAISDQVRNLSGRACFRGRNGRTRYRGRSTGELTLTFLNDVMAFLQGRKKDLKAEGSEYRRMKDFRFELRSREIQDQERVKQGTPSSLKDMLPPRNIADELLNLYISTFETTYRILHIPSFLKEYEAYWASSELPDTIFIAKLLALMAAGSCFISPSTTVNGKDTLHDVAVGWILGVQSWIGSLFVSATAKFDILQIQCLLMIARQSLAVDGDVVWLSSGSLIHSATIMGMHRDPTLFSKMTPFWAEMRRRLWATILELDLQASIDVGIPSSIDTDQYDCDPPSNLDDSDLTEDMLEAPVGKDRAISTQCSFQTMLARSFLLRVRIAKAVNSLKFTLSYDEALTLSEELVQFMNEALIPFSAPVGDGVPSFSRSFMLFLMQRFLLLLHRPFSLSISMSPKYSYSRKVCLESALEMLTQFESPIPGIQSPRTPCLGHIGGGMFRDECFHAAITICVELSLQVTESGSNSAPSTHGGSLNDIVRSQREVLLRTLERTQDNFRSRISPKGSGCKAFVFMSMALASVKARLNGEDPLKKIERDSLQTVKICHRVIGGLPHEELEGRPENDLSEVGPSAIHTPDFASSTSEISFDPFSILTNNAVEFSPLDFNSMFDTSYYRMPDLWDPDFLALAE, from the exons ATGGCAAGTTCGCCATCAGACCATAAGCTTGCCCCGAGTGACGGCGCCAGTTCTGGAGGAAGCGGGCTTTACGTGTTCGACTCAAGGAATCGCGTAACCAAACCCCGGGGACGGCCGGACGAGCTCCACGAGCTGCGAAATCGTGTGCAGATGCTGGAACAGGCACTTGCCAGAGGGGGCTCAATGCAGCCCCCCGAAGTTCCTGGATACGACTGCTTGCCAGAGTTTCCAATTCGGACGGTTACAGATGCGATCTCGGATCAAGTAAGGAACTTGTCTGGCAGAGCATGCTTCCGCGGTAGGAACGGTAGAACGCGTTATCGTGGACGCTCTACTGGAGAGTTAACACTCACTTTT CTCAATGATGTAATGGCGTTTCTCCAAGGCCGGAAGAAGGATCTCAAGGCTGAGGGCTCAGAGTAccggaggatgaaggatTTCAGATTCGAGCTGAGGTCTCGGGAAATACAGGACCAGGAGCGCGTTAAACAAGGAACACCGTCCTCACTGAAAGACATGCTTCCGCCTCGGAATATTGCGGATGAATTACTAAACCTATATATATCGACATTCGAGACTACGTATCGCATCCTACACATACCCAGCTTTCTTAAGGAATACGAGGCATACTGGGCGTCATCTGAGCTACCCGACACCATTTTCATTGCTAAGctcttggccttgatggccgcAGGCAGCTGTTTTATTAGCCCTTCGACCACAGTTAACGGAAAAGACACCCTGCATGATGTTGCTGTGGGTTGGATTCTCGGGGTCCAATCTTGGATCGGATCCCTCTTCGTGAGCGCAACGGCAAAGTTTGACATCCTACAGATACAGTGTCTGTTGATGATTGCGCGTCAATCGCTGGCCGTTGACGGGGATGTTGTGTGGCTCAGCTCGGGGTCTCTCATCCATTCAGCCACTATAATGGGGATGCACAGGGATCCCACACTATTTAGCAAAATGACCCCCTTCTGGGCAGAGATGCGTCGTCGGTTATGGGCAACTATCTTGGAGCTCGACCTGCAAGCATCTATAGATGTCGGCATCCCATCATCAATCGACACAGACCAATATGACTGCGACCCGCCGTCGAATTTGGATGATTCGGATTTAACAGAGGATATGTTGGAGGCCCCAGTGGGCAAGGACAGAGCAATTTCGACCCAGTGCAGTTTCCAAACCATGTTAGCTCGCTCGTTCCTGTTGCGGGTGCGCATCGCCAAGGCCGTGAATAGCTTGAAGTTTACACTGTCGTATGATGAAGCGCTGACACTTTCTGAGGAGCTTGTACAGTTCATGAACGAGGCTCTAATTCCCTTTTCCGCACCGGTTGGCGACGGTGTCCCGTCCTTTTCAAGGTCATTTATGTTATTCTTAATGCAAAGattccttctccttttgcATCGGCCTTTCTCACTGAGTATATCTATGTCGCCCAAATACTCTTATTCACGCAAAGTCTGCCTGGAGTCGGCCCTGGAAATGCTTACCCAGTTTGAATCCCCAATTCCTGGCATTCAATCACCTCGGACGCCTTGTCTAGGCCATATTGGTGGTGGCATGTTCCGTGATGAATGCTTTCATGCTGCTATTACCATTTGCGTGGAGCTATCTCTACAGGTTACTGAATCAGGCTCAAACTCAGCACCTTCAACTCATGGCGGCTCTTTAAATGACATTGTGCGATCACAGCGAGAAGTCTTGTTGCGTACCCTTGAAAGGACTCAGGACAACTTCCGCAGTCGGATATCTCCAAAAGGGAGTGGATGCAAGGCTTTTGTCTTCATGAGTATGGCCCTAGCCTCTGTGAAGGCTCGACTGAACGGGGAAGACCCCCTGAAGAAAATCGAACGAGATTCATTGCAGACAGTGAAAATTTGCCATCGAGTTATCGGAGGCCTGCCTCATGAGGAATTAGAAGGGCGGCCCGAGAACGACTTATCTGAGGTCGGACCGTCTGCCATACACACACCGGACTTCGCGTCTTCTACTTCCGAAATATCGTTTGACCCTTTCTCGATACTGACCAACAACGCCGTTGAATTTTCGCCCCTCGACTTCAATAGCATGTTTGATACGTCTTATTATAGGATGCCCGATCTTTGGGATCCTGACTTTCTTGCACTGGCCGAGTGA
- a CDS encoding wax synthase family protein (COG:S;~EggNog:ENOG410PY6Q;~InterPro:IPR032805;~PFAM:PF13813;~TransMembrane:5 (i26-43o49-71i334-355o361-382i403-421o)), translating into MSTIFFVGVFLFADERIPLSSPLKSVLYFSTITSSVITSVLYPPSSLTIVVYANAFFSIAFALRAVELLVINQPSRLKRLQRIHVDHTSPPVYFWRPMPPVLSFARLVYVCDLLLNPRGIGWAHGSRKYLPPLEKLNVKSATENGNVSFLKEREHLENTKFILKDPTENRVSFLAKEALKLIIAYVVYDTYRTFFGRNYTQFCSGFHSLLNSSKLHPAVIQYLGLEIRTSPETSAAFVRRYLLPPACWAACWAFVDGIRATVALFSVGGLYIVSPSLAADPWMYPDVFGSLRDLFGFRLKDIWGKLWHDLCRRALISSSTAVVPQQTPLALRRVLIGVFSFIISGFVHAAGTYAVNRDTHAVSMMIAFFILLPICIVVQELVSSHILERYTPNWWITRALIRVLNAAYVLCWGYHTAPWFFRYSMIPESLVSIPIPETWGIW; encoded by the exons ATGTCGACAATCTTCTTTGTCGGCGTATTTCTTTTCGCCGACGAAAGGATACCTTTATCTTCCCCGTTAAAAAGTGTCCTGTATTTTTCCACAATCACGTCGAGCGTGATCACATCCGTTCTCTATCCTCCCAGTTCCTTGACCATTGTTGTCTATGCCAATGCATTCTTCTCGATTGCTTTCGCTCTTCGCGCTGTTGAACTGCTCGTCATCAACCAGCCTTCCCGGTTGAAAAGACTACAAAGGATACATGTAGATCACACTTCACCCCCGGTGTATTTTTGGCGCCCGATGCCACCAGTGTTGAGTTTCGCACGGCTCGTATACGTCTGCGACCTGCTTCTCAACCCACGAGGTATCGGCTGGGCGCACGGCTCAAGGAAGTACCTGCCGCCATTGGAGAAACTGAACGTCAAGTCTGCAACCGAAAATGGGAATGTATCTTTTTTGAAGGAAAGGGAACATTTGGAGAACACCAAATTCATTCTAAAAGATCCGACCGAAAACCGGGTCAGTTTCCTCGCGAAAGAAGCcctcaagctcatcatcgcctACGTCGTCTATGACACCTACAGAACTTTTTTCGGGCGCAACTACACTCAATTCTGCTCTGGTTTCCATTCTTTGCTGAATTCATCCAAACTCCACCCTGCCGTGATACAATATCTAGGTCTCGAAATTCGAACGTCTCCTGAAACAAGCGCAGCATTCGTGCGCCGGTATCTCCTACCTCCAGCGTGCTGGGCAGCCTGTTGGGCCTTCGTCGATGGTATCCGTGCCACGGTCGCCCTGTTTTCTGTGGGTGGGTTGTATATCGTGTCTCCGTCTTTGGCGGCAGACCCCTGGATGTACCCAGATGTCTTTGGTTCATTGCGAGATTTGTTTGGCTTTCGATTAAAAG ATATCTGGGGCAAACTTTGGCATGACCTTTGTCGGCGTGCGTTAATTAGCAGTTCCACAGCCGTCGTCCCACAGCAGACACCTCTCGCTCTGCGCAGAGTCCTGATAGGTGTTTTCTCCTTTATAATATCAGGCTTCGTACATGCTGCAGGGACGTATGCTGTTAATAGGGACACCCACGCCGTATCCATGATGATCGCCTTTTTTATACTCCTACCCATTTGTATTGTTGTGCAAGAATTGGTATCAAGCCACATCCTTGAGCGATATACCCCCAATTGGTGGATCACGAGGGCTCTTATTAGGGTTCTAAATGCGGCGTACGTTCTCTGTTGGGGCTACCATACGGCACCCTGGTTCTTCAGGTATAGTATGATCCCAGAGTCCTTGGTATCTATTCCTATTCCTGAAACCTGGGGCATCTGGTAG